From a region of the Arachis ipaensis cultivar K30076 chromosome B09, Araip1.1, whole genome shotgun sequence genome:
- the LOC107617425 gene encoding pentatricopeptide repeat-containing protein At1g10270: protein MPLYRLLLRSLRRLSTLQDVAVCDSRPFPFTAQSRSFAFSSAEEAAAERRRRKRRLRIEPPLNAIRPPPHQSAASRDPNAPRLPDSTSALVGPRLSLHNRVQSLIRAGDLDAASAVARHSVFSVTRPTVFTCNAIIAAMYRAKRYQEAIALFHFFFNQSNIVPNIVSYNNLINTHCDEGNVDVAIQIYRHVIANAPFSPSPVSYRHLTKGLIDAGRIGEAVDLLREMLTKGHGADSLVYNNLISGFLNLGNLDKANELFDELKERCLVYDGVVNATYMEWYFKQGRDKEAMESYKSLLDREFRMTPATCNLLLEVLFKYGKSTEAWALFHQMLDNHTPPNFQAVNSDTFNIMVNECFKLGKFGEALATFKKVGTRANSKPFAMDVAGYNNIIARFCENGMLSEAETLFEELCSKSLSPDVPTHRTLIEAYLKMERIDDTLRVFHRMVDAGLRVVASFGNRVFDELIKNGKAIDCAQILSKMGEKDPKPDPTCYEVVIKGLCSNGLLDKSQELLNEVIRYGVGLTSPLQTYLMETFQKAGREEEIPRLLNMNRFGYRPPTPPPRSPPQTAGGHSPPSGPPPRIAGHQPYGTPYGHRQMAGHYSPSSGGQYQPLSGSGATPQISRSTPPSYGAANQMSPHYYTAPGPYLQTTEPHHPSSGAPSHIESHQHQQHLEVMNK, encoded by the coding sequence ATGCCGCTTTACCGCCTCCTCCTCCGCTCCCTCCGCCGTTTGTCGACGCTCCAAGATGTTGCCGTTTGTGATTCTCGCCCTTTCCCTTTCACTGCACAGAGTCGTTCATTCGCGTTCTCCTCCGCCGAAGAAGCCGCCGCAGAGCGCCGCCGCCGCAAGCGCCGCCTTCGCATCGAGCCTCCCCTGAATGCGATTCGTCCTCCTCCTCATCAATCCGCCGCCTCCCGTGACCCCAACGCTCCACGCCTCCCGGATTCCACCTCCGCCCTCGTCGGCCCACGCCTTAGCCTCCACAACCGCGTCCAGTCTCTAATCCGCGCCGGCGACCTCGACGCCGCCTCTGCCGTGGCCCGTCACTCTGTGTTCTCCGTCACCCGCCCCACCGTCTTCACCTGCAACGCCATCATCGCCGCCATGTACCGCGCCAAGAGGTACCAAGAGGCCATCGCTCTCTTTCACTTTTTCTTCAACCAGTCAAATATTGTTCCCAATATCGTTTCCTATAATAACCTAATCAACACCCACTGTGATGAGGGGAACGTTGACGTGGCGATCCAAATCTATCGCCATGTCATTGCCAATGCCCCTTTCAGCCCTTCCCCTGTGTCCTATCGCCATCTCACTAAGGGTCTCATCGACGCCGGCCGCATTGGCGAGGCCGTCGATCTCTTGCGTGAGATGCTGACTAAAGGCCACGGTGCCGACTCTCTGGTGTACAATAATCTGATTTCTGGTTTCCTTAACTTGGGGAATCTTGACAAGGCCAATGAACTATTTGATGAGTTGAAAGAGAGGTGTTTGGTGTATGATGGGGTTGTCAACGCTACTTACATGGAGTGGTACTTCAAGCAGGGTAGAGATAAGGAGGCAATGGAGTCTTACAAATCCTTATTGGATCGCGAGTTTAGAATGACGCCCGCTACTTGCAATCTCTTGTTGGAGGTCTTGTTCAAGTACGGCAAGAGCACGGAGGCGTGGGCTTTGTTTCATCAGATGTTGGATAATCATACTCCTCCGAATTTTCAAGCTGTGAACTCGGATACCTTCAATATAATGGTCAACGAGTGTTTTAAGCTGGGGAAGTTTGGAGAAGCACTTGCCACTTTTAAGAAGGTTGGGACGAGGGCAAATTCGAAGCCTTTCGCTATGGACGTTGCAGGATACAATAATATTATTGCTAGGTTTTGTGAGAATGGAATGCTGTCTGAAGCGGAAACTCTATTTGAAGAGCTGTGCTCGAAATCTTTGAGCCCTGATGTTCCAACTCATAGGACTTTGATTGAGGCATACTTGAAGATGGAGAGGATTGATGACACTTTGAGGGTGTTCCATAGAATGGTGGATGCCGGTCTAAGGGTGGTTGCAAGCTTTGGTAATAGGGTGTTTGATGAATTGATTAAGAATGGGAAAGCCATTGACTGTGCTCAAATTTTGAGTAAGATGGGAGAAAAAGATCCCAAACCTGATCCTACTTGCTATGAGGTTGTGATCAAGGGTCTATGCAGTAATGGTTTGCTGGATAAAAGCCAAGAGTTGCTTAATGAGGTTATAAGGTATGGCGTCGGCCTTACTTCTCCCTTGCAGACATATTTGATGGAGACTTTCCAGAAGGCTGGGAGGGAGGAGGAGATTCCGAGACTGCTAAACATGAACAGATTTGGATACCgtccaccaacaccaccaccaagaTCCCCGCCTCAAACGGCAGGAGGGCATAGTCCGCCTTCTGGCCCTCCACCACGAATAGCAGGACATCAACCTTATGGAACACCATACGGACATCGGCAAATGGCGGGGCATTATTCACCTTCTTCAGGAGGACAATATCAGCCTCTGTCAGGGTCAGGAGCAACTCCTCAGATTTCCAGATCCACTCCTCCATCATATGGAGCTGCAAATCAAATGTCGCCCCATTACTATACAGCCCCTGGACCATATTTGCAGACAACTGAACCTCATCATCCATCATCAGGAGCCCCTTCTCACATTGAGTCACATCAACATCAACAGCATCTAGAAGTCATGAACAAGTAG